One window of the Candidatus Tanganyikabacteria bacterium genome contains the following:
- a CDS encoding HD domain-containing protein, with the protein MLRPPFVLRDVIHSYIDFPDDPLGTLALDVLQTRPFQRLRRLHQLGLGRLIFPNAEHSRFSHSLGAYQLCRRIIAELDRKHLIDHVDPLDRAAVGLAAMLHDLGHGILSHVSEKLWDFHHEAVTDRLIRQHPDLRAVWERHLPPGDDFADRIVQLRAGHDLDPERFFLHDLVSSQVDVDRMDYLLRDAYMAGVRYGGFDLDWIVRHVTVALWHGKLRLAIEEKADDALSQYLLARFHMYKKVYEHRTVRIYDAMLHGLMVRVRALAPAEVAAAGLAWLCEPLADDLASFVARDDYVMWEALKTIAAGAIADPLARRLADDLLQDRRWDGMVCEGEAVAEAVWEGDVFRAPYKRAGFYDLAAEDEALVVGSNGVRALSEDPRVLHLAYAEPAAYIRIRPPHKAHLLV; encoded by the coding sequence ATGCTGCGGCCGCCATTCGTCCTGCGGGATGTCATCCACTCGTACATCGACTTCCCGGACGATCCGCTCGGCACGCTGGCGCTGGACGTGCTGCAGACGCGGCCGTTTCAGCGCCTTCGCCGCCTCCACCAGCTAGGCCTGGGCCGGCTGATCTTCCCTAACGCCGAGCACTCGCGTTTTTCCCACAGCCTCGGGGCCTACCAGCTATGCCGGCGAATCATCGCCGAACTCGACCGCAAGCACCTGATCGACCATGTCGATCCGCTCGATCGCGCAGCCGTGGGCCTGGCGGCCATGCTCCACGACCTCGGTCACGGCATCCTGTCCCACGTCTCCGAGAAGCTGTGGGATTTCCACCACGAAGCCGTGACGGATCGCCTCATCCGCCAGCATCCCGACCTGCGCGCCGTCTGGGAGCGGCACCTGCCGCCGGGCGACGATTTCGCGGATCGCATCGTGCAGTTGCGAGCGGGACATGACCTGGATCCCGAGCGCTTCTTCCTGCACGACCTCGTCTCCAGCCAGGTGGACGTCGATCGCATGGACTACCTGCTCCGCGACGCCTACATGGCCGGCGTGCGGTACGGCGGCTTCGACCTCGACTGGATCGTCCGCCACGTGACGGTGGCGCTGTGGCACGGCAAGCTGCGCCTGGCGATCGAGGAGAAGGCCGACGACGCGCTCTCGCAGTACCTGCTGGCGCGGTTCCACATGTACAAGAAGGTCTACGAGCACCGTACGGTACGCATCTACGACGCCATGCTGCACGGCCTCATGGTGCGCGTCCGCGCCCTGGCGCCCGCTGAGGTGGCCGCGGCCGGCCTCGCATGGCTCTGCGAACCTTTGGCCGACGATCTCGCCAGCTTCGTAGCGCGCGACGACTACGTGATGTGGGAGGCGCTCAAGACCATCGCGGCGGGCGCCATCGCGGATCCACTCGCCAGACGCCTGGCCGACGACCTCCTGCAGGATCGGCGCTGGGACGGCATGGTCTGCGAGGGCGAGGCGGTCGCCGAGGCGGTCTGGGAAGGCGACGTGTTCAGGGCTCCCTACAAGCGGGCAGGATTCTACGACCTGGCTGCCGAGGACGAGGCCCTGGTCGTGGGCTCCAACGGCGTCCGGGCCCTGTCGGAGGATCCCCGGGTGCTGCACCTGGCCTACGCGGAGCCCGCGGCGTACATCCGCATCCGGCCGCCCCATAAGGCCCACCTTCTGGTGTAG
- a CDS encoding PilZ domain-containing protein → MHQERRRHPRAACHIRVEYAQPGAKLVARAVATDISCSGLRARASLRPDLSDGDLVPMTLFLEDGPVKVQARIVYSATEGFAVAFHGIEGDAADRLGDFVSRANAFRR, encoded by the coding sequence ATGCACCAAGAACGCCGGCGTCACCCGCGCGCGGCCTGCCACATCCGGGTGGAATATGCCCAACCCGGGGCGAAGCTCGTGGCGCGCGCCGTGGCCACCGACATCTCCTGCTCCGGTCTCCGGGCCCGCGCGTCGCTCCGGCCGGATCTCTCCGACGGGGATCTCGTGCCGATGACGCTCTTCCTCGAGGACGGCCCCGTCAAGGTCCAGGCGCGCATCGTCTACAGCGCCACCGAAGGCTTCGCCGTGGCTTTCCATGGCATCGAGGGCGACGCCGCCGACCGTCTCGGCGACTTCGTGAGCCGCGCCAACGCCTTCCGGCGCTGA
- a CDS encoding beta galactosidase jelly roll domain-containing protein has protein sequence MRPARYGCAAVLLATVASLALSPAAAQDLPIIEEVVPPPELGRGSPVDIARMTWRVAAGDAAAMARPEFDDSSWVARGGVSQELLRNPVAWYRFAFLVAPGTEALGSQLELGGVEGNVSVYLNGTLIGEMRGETLPPYERRETFTLPAALLSPERNVLALRLAGFAGRAKVGILRGPVRLMPLSRSYEREASALRALREADQAAARLGGIAARLEEFGYQAQLARVLLASGAPQSQVDAAFSALEAARKASSAALAATPQATGSSGLPFGRFGRAHQEGLLTASLWPGGFRGASTGADPEPVGGEFGRPAPGGDHVALEAISPEGKVVRVRQARGDRYRLFYPLMYPGFAVEPLDVTLSIRFDRPLDALWVDRWGIATASAATPGRLPWTEPWVLLHDPAGARPPILVGLGSPRQALRLAPSGGGFTLEIPAGQIARFCWPTGIAPWQGPPDGATMKRFRAWADAMVPFTRTAEESARGDRLAVRERFGYLPTGHIPYAPLPPVYGAVLAGGGPVVAPRARDLGIPTLAGPLRGDRKAAELAYELPLPDTGHRVVPRVEGAALDASPGPLPDPQAGNAQDLAHTRRAEALARWPILARGARQALESSGQAQLARAWGPLAWAETLEPLTGTPYRWTLATIAGDGRIRGVTRPNGLALFGTSLAAAFPGDWSVPAVQWLRIKRAFEWFGMAKDWAWQAPVDSDAGQAAGDALDIEGAYLGAIGFARLAEGVSPDDAAAGVAMAARLGPLVNGRDLVAQHLAATGLLPPGLSFAGFTETGVAAASPSAAAPPATASAPVPDPPPATLASWSPARLEDLVWKPRTRTLEVKLAIKQATDRLVVRIDCPKPADVQINGQPGDVRYDLRSGSLVYAPERAAGPQTLVVRF, from the coding sequence ATGCGCCCGGCGCGGTACGGCTGCGCCGCCGTGCTGCTCGCGACCGTCGCGAGCCTGGCGCTGTCCCCCGCCGCGGCCCAGGATCTTCCGATCATCGAGGAAGTGGTGCCGCCGCCGGAACTCGGGCGTGGCAGTCCGGTCGACATCGCCCGCATGACCTGGCGGGTGGCCGCCGGGGACGCCGCGGCGATGGCTCGCCCCGAGTTCGACGACTCGTCGTGGGTCGCCCGCGGCGGCGTCTCGCAGGAGTTGCTCCGCAATCCCGTCGCCTGGTACCGGTTCGCATTCCTGGTCGCGCCGGGCACCGAGGCCCTCGGCTCGCAACTGGAACTCGGCGGCGTCGAGGGCAATGTCTCCGTCTACCTGAACGGGACCTTGATCGGCGAGATGCGCGGCGAGACCCTGCCGCCCTACGAACGCCGCGAGACGTTCACGCTGCCCGCGGCCTTGCTCTCGCCCGAGCGAAACGTCCTGGCCCTGCGCCTCGCGGGCTTCGCGGGCCGGGCCAAGGTAGGCATCCTGCGCGGACCGGTGCGGCTCATGCCGCTTTCCCGATCCTACGAGCGTGAGGCTTCGGCCCTGCGGGCCCTGCGGGAGGCCGACCAGGCCGCGGCGCGTCTGGGCGGCATCGCGGCGCGCCTGGAGGAGTTCGGCTACCAGGCCCAGCTGGCGCGCGTGCTGCTGGCGAGCGGCGCCCCCCAGAGCCAGGTCGACGCGGCCTTCTCGGCGCTGGAGGCGGCGCGCAAGGCGTCCTCGGCCGCCCTGGCGGCCACACCCCAGGCTACCGGCTCTTCCGGCCTCCCGTTCGGCCGCTTCGGGCGCGCCCACCAAGAGGGCCTCCTCACCGCCTCCTTGTGGCCGGGCGGCTTTCGCGGCGCGTCGACCGGCGCCGATCCGGAGCCGGTAGGAGGCGAGTTCGGGCGGCCGGCCCCCGGCGGCGATCACGTCGCGCTCGAGGCCATCTCTCCCGAAGGCAAGGTCGTGCGCGTCCGCCAGGCGCGGGGCGATCGGTACCGGCTCTTCTACCCCCTCATGTATCCGGGATTCGCGGTCGAACCGCTGGACGTCACCTTGTCGATCCGCTTCGACCGCCCCCTCGACGCCCTCTGGGTAGATCGCTGGGGCATCGCCACCGCCAGCGCCGCGACCCCCGGCCGCCTCCCGTGGACCGAGCCCTGGGTGCTCTTGCACGACCCGGCCGGAGCGCGGCCGCCGATCCTGGTCGGCCTCGGTTCGCCCCGCCAGGCCTTGCGCCTGGCGCCCTCGGGAGGGGGCTTCACGCTCGAGATACCCGCCGGGCAGATCGCCCGCTTCTGCTGGCCGACCGGCATTGCGCCATGGCAAGGGCCGCCCGACGGCGCGACGATGAAGCGCTTTCGCGCCTGGGCCGATGCGATGGTGCCCTTCACCCGCACGGCGGAAGAGTCGGCCCGGGGCGATCGCCTGGCGGTGCGCGAACGCTTCGGCTACCTCCCGACAGGGCACATCCCCTACGCCCCGCTCCCGCCGGTGTACGGGGCGGTCCTGGCCGGCGGCGGCCCGGTGGTCGCCCCGCGCGCCCGGGATCTCGGGATCCCGACGCTGGCCGGGCCCTTGCGCGGCGACCGCAAGGCCGCCGAACTGGCCTACGAACTGCCCCTGCCCGACACGGGCCACCGCGTCGTGCCGCGCGTGGAGGGCGCGGCGCTGGACGCGTCGCCCGGCCCCCTGCCCGATCCGCAGGCGGGCAACGCGCAGGACCTCGCCCATACGCGCCGCGCCGAGGCACTGGCCCGCTGGCCCATCCTCGCCAGGGGCGCCCGCCAGGCCCTCGAAAGCAGCGGCCAGGCCCAATTGGCGCGAGCGTGGGGGCCCCTGGCGTGGGCCGAGACGCTCGAACCGCTGACCGGCACGCCCTATCGCTGGACCCTGGCCACGATCGCCGGCGACGGGCGCATTCGTGGCGTGACGCGACCCAACGGCCTGGCGCTTTTCGGCACCTCGCTCGCGGCCGCGTTCCCCGGCGACTGGTCGGTGCCGGCCGTGCAGTGGCTGCGGATCAAGCGCGCCTTCGAATGGTTCGGCATGGCCAAGGACTGGGCCTGGCAGGCCCCGGTCGACTCGGACGCCGGCCAGGCGGCCGGGGACGCCCTGGACATCGAAGGCGCCTACCTGGGCGCGATCGGTTTCGCCCGCCTGGCCGAAGGCGTCTCCCCGGACGATGCCGCGGCAGGAGTCGCCATGGCCGCCCGCCTGGGCCCGCTGGTCAATGGCCGCGATCTCGTCGCCCAGCACCTGGCCGCCACAGGTCTCCTGCCTCCCGGCCTCTCCTTCGCGGGCTTCACCGAGACCGGCGTCGCGGCGGCCAGTCCGAGCGCGGCCGCTCCTCCGGCCACCGCGAGCGCGCCGGTACCCGACCCCCCGCCGGCCACCCTCGCAAGCTGGTCGCCCGCCCGCCTCGAAGACCTCGTGTGGAAGCCGCGGACGCGCACCCTCGAAGTCAAGCTCGCGATCAAGCAAGCCACCGATCGCCTTGTGGTGCGGATCGACTGTCCGAAGCCGGCGGACGTGCAGATCAACGGCCAGCCGGGAGACGTGCGGTACGACCTGCGCTCCGGCTCCCTGGTCTACGCGCCGGAGCGGGCCGCGGGGCCGCAAACCCTGGTCGTGCGATTTTGA
- the lipA gene encoding lipoyl synthase → MNRTAKPLWLKVRPPAGERYATIKRRAGQLRLATVCEQARCPNIGECWGGGTATFMLMGEVCTRGCRFCHVKTGRPAPLDDLEPENVASLIAEMGLHYVVLTSVDRDDLPDGGARHFARTVIALKDRVPEILVEVLIPDFRGDVAALREIVASGADVVAHNVETTAALTLYVRDRRATYAQSLGVLYDLKALGARYTKTSLMLGLGEAEGDVLATLRDLRRVECDIVTFGQYLQPSPRHLPVEEYVTPERFESYRLAAEAMGFAFVASGPLVRSSYRAGELFVTGQIRGGASPMVALPVV, encoded by the coding sequence ATGAATCGCACCGCGAAGCCACTGTGGCTCAAGGTCCGGCCGCCGGCCGGGGAACGGTATGCCACGATCAAGCGGCGCGCCGGGCAGTTGCGCCTGGCCACCGTCTGCGAGCAGGCGCGCTGCCCCAACATCGGCGAATGCTGGGGCGGCGGGACCGCCACGTTCATGCTCATGGGGGAAGTGTGCACCCGCGGCTGCCGCTTCTGCCACGTCAAGACCGGGCGCCCGGCGCCCCTCGACGATCTCGAGCCCGAGAACGTCGCGTCCCTGATCGCCGAGATGGGCCTGCACTACGTGGTGCTCACCAGCGTCGACAGAGACGACCTGCCGGACGGCGGCGCCCGCCACTTCGCCCGCACCGTGATCGCCCTCAAGGACCGCGTGCCCGAGATACTCGTGGAGGTGCTGATCCCGGACTTCCGCGGCGACGTGGCGGCATTGCGGGAAATCGTAGCGTCCGGCGCCGACGTCGTCGCTCACAACGTCGAGACGACCGCGGCCCTTACTCTGTACGTGCGCGACCGGCGGGCGACCTACGCGCAGAGCCTGGGCGTGCTCTACGATCTCAAGGCCCTCGGCGCCCGCTACACCAAGACCTCGCTGATGCTGGGCCTGGGCGAGGCGGAAGGCGACGTGCTGGCGACGTTGCGGGATCTGCGGCGGGTCGAATGCGACATCGTCACCTTCGGGCAGTACCTGCAGCCCAGCCCCAGGCACCTGCCGGTGGAGGAGTACGTGACGCCGGAGCGCTTCGAATCGTACCGGCTTGCCGCCGAGGCCATGGGCTTCGCGTTCGTCGCGTCGGGTCCGCTGGTGCGCAGTTCCTACCGCGCCGGCGAACTGTTCGTCACCGGGCAGATCCGGGGCGGTGCCTCGCCCATGGTCGCCCTGCCGGTGGTGTAG
- a CDS encoding ferritin-like domain-containing protein, producing the protein MDDSGIGRRALLQQGLAGTLLALGGVFVPEAAWARGKKDLVAALHRGVERELRAAWAYRTAAGTGKLSDGVLAIASTFGGQHREHAEALSTALRKLGADAPHARKTYDLSAFAPDLANERGIVILAIKLESEAVKAYHHAVSTLKEAGLRSLAASILADEAMHVAVLRDALGLDPVPSAFVTDPATWPLG; encoded by the coding sequence ATGGACGATTCCGGCATCGGGCGCCGCGCCCTGCTGCAGCAGGGCCTGGCGGGCACCCTGCTGGCGCTCGGCGGCGTCTTCGTGCCCGAAGCGGCGTGGGCCCGCGGCAAGAAGGACCTGGTCGCGGCGCTTCACCGGGGCGTCGAGCGGGAACTGCGGGCGGCCTGGGCTTACCGCACGGCGGCCGGCACGGGCAAGCTCTCCGACGGGGTGCTGGCGATCGCCAGCACCTTCGGCGGGCAGCACCGGGAGCACGCCGAGGCGCTTTCCACGGCCCTGCGCAAGCTGGGCGCCGATGCCCCGCACGCCCGCAAGACCTACGATCTCTCGGCCTTCGCGCCGGATCTCGCCAACGAGCGCGGAATCGTGATCCTGGCCATCAAGCTGGAGTCGGAGGCCGTCAAGGCGTACCACCACGCGGTGAGCACCCTGAAGGAAGCGGGCCTGCGGTCGCTCGCCGCGAGCATCCTGGCCGACGAAGCCATGCACGTGGCGGTACTCCGCGACGCACTCGGGCTGGATCCCGTGCCGAGCGCGTTCGTGACCGATCCCGCGACCTGGCCGCTCGGCTGA